Proteins found in one Sphingobium sp. V4 genomic segment:
- a CDS encoding AIPR family protein — protein MTLEEFLVQTQADVRVQAGDPTAPGAKQAAEAAFTDIVMQHMSEIGMTFDPQLLNVERRVGNAILRLSGYAISDDADQLDLFVSAYEGLDTVESVPDGDIKNAAEQCLRFLAKTVEGRLPETTGDNDSDFELIMTVRDCYPSLDQIRIYILTDRRAKSKSFRPREIAGKSVRLEVIDIERLFRHWSEGKPRDELIVNFEEVCGAALPCVYVPGESDDCDYALTAIPGAALRLIYERYGARLLEANVRSFLSQTGKVNRGMRDTLRDAPERFMAYNNGIVLIADSAALSRTVDGSVGIASLSGMQIVNGGQTTASIYFTERRERHIDLSRVRVPAKIIIMRAQDPAAEEALVSDISRFANTQNSVKISDLSANKPFHVELEKLALSTWLPDGVGRWFYERAAGSYNVMLAREGATPARLRALKEAVPPARKVTKTDLARYLNAWAGRPHIVSLGMQKNFERFMDSLTPEAVEALDGSAFRRMIAQAILFKTAQRVVKAGGYPAFQVNIVTYTVAVLSMLVGDRLSLDSVWRHQALSPELAQWMSVLAAAVDEALRKSAGPRMLSEWAKKEECWSELRELGWPDAPAGIRELQ, from the coding sequence ATGACGCTTGAGGAATTTCTTGTTCAGACCCAGGCCGATGTGCGGGTTCAGGCCGGCGATCCGACTGCTCCCGGCGCCAAGCAGGCAGCCGAGGCCGCGTTCACTGACATCGTTATGCAGCATATGTCAGAGATCGGGATGACCTTCGATCCCCAGCTTCTCAACGTCGAGCGCAGGGTCGGCAACGCGATCCTGAGGCTGAGCGGCTACGCAATTTCGGACGATGCCGATCAGTTGGACCTCTTCGTGAGCGCATACGAAGGCCTCGATACCGTCGAATCCGTTCCCGACGGCGACATAAAGAATGCCGCCGAACAGTGCCTGCGGTTTCTCGCGAAGACCGTTGAGGGTCGTCTCCCCGAGACGACAGGCGACAATGATTCTGATTTCGAACTGATCATGACGGTACGCGACTGCTATCCGTCGCTGGACCAGATCCGCATCTATATCCTGACTGACCGTCGCGCGAAGTCGAAGAGCTTCAGGCCACGGGAGATTGCGGGAAAATCTGTCCGACTGGAGGTGATCGACATCGAGCGCCTGTTTCGTCACTGGTCGGAAGGAAAGCCTCGTGACGAGTTGATCGTCAATTTCGAAGAGGTCTGCGGAGCAGCCTTGCCCTGTGTCTATGTGCCTGGCGAAAGCGATGATTGCGACTATGCGCTGACCGCAATTCCCGGTGCCGCGCTCCGGTTGATCTATGAGCGATATGGCGCGAGGCTCCTGGAAGCCAACGTGCGTTCGTTTCTCAGCCAAACCGGCAAGGTGAACCGCGGCATGCGCGACACGCTGCGGGATGCGCCCGAACGGTTCATGGCATATAATAACGGGATCGTGCTCATAGCTGACAGCGCCGCACTGTCTCGCACCGTTGACGGGTCGGTCGGCATCGCCTCACTCAGCGGAATGCAGATTGTAAACGGCGGCCAGACAACGGCATCCATCTACTTCACTGAACGGCGCGAGCGGCACATCGACCTGTCGCGAGTGCGCGTACCGGCCAAGATCATCATCATGCGCGCGCAGGATCCTGCTGCGGAGGAAGCGCTGGTGAGCGACATCTCGCGCTTCGCCAACACCCAGAATTCGGTCAAGATTTCTGACCTGTCCGCCAACAAGCCGTTTCACGTCGAACTCGAGAAGCTCGCACTTTCAACCTGGCTGCCGGACGGGGTCGGGCGCTGGTTCTACGAGCGGGCGGCCGGCAGTTACAATGTCATGCTGGCCCGCGAGGGAGCGACACCTGCCAGGCTGCGCGCATTGAAGGAGGCTGTGCCGCCCGCTCGCAAGGTTACGAAGACAGATCTGGCCCGATATCTGAATGCTTGGGCCGGGCGACCGCACATCGTCTCGCTGGGGATGCAGAAGAACTTCGAACGTTTCATGGACAGTCTGACGCCCGAGGCGGTCGAGGCCCTCGACGGGAGCGCATTCCGTCGGATGATCGCGCAGGCAATCCTCTTCAAGACGGCGCAACGTGTCGTCAAGGCGGGCGGATATCCGGCATTTCAGGTGAATATCGTAACCTACACGGTTGCAGTGCTGTCTATGCTGGTCGGCGACCGACTCTCGCTTGATTCAGTCTGGCGCCACCAGGCTCTTTCGCCTGAGCTTGCCCAATGGATGTCGGTGCTGGCAGCAGCGGTCGACGAGGCGCTGCGAAAATCTGCCGGTCCCCGGATGTTGTCTGAATGGGCGAAGAAGGAGGAGTGCTGGTCCGAGCTGCGTGAACTTGGCTGGCCGGACGCACCGGCAGGGATCCGCGAGTTGCAATGA
- a CDS encoding sigma-70 family RNA polymerase sigma factor, whose protein sequence is MTGEIAARVTGSIFQASALREVQPLFRMAVLKGATASVLLHIRRGAPVNGRDARGLTPLMLAAAAGREDICTLLIAEGADASSTAPDNRTASDLAHAAGYTRIARLLTLTSGQRAKTEAIAGKNPAEARGSDQEATDWSPDSWEVEEVFQEAVPDLMLRPAVRHTQTALTAARVLNADTDWRDVRVRLPLMDRSVGATDPRLMRAIEKAVARERVTVGVHRWLAKANCAIVPLLEDLGVGIDASRFEADITSWIGDRPPTHSDDEKLADARDALEALHASVSADELFAAELERIPVPDRAAEQSMFRAFESSRRHLFRQICDAVVKVPAILLEVANGDEDGESDSLADGSGVPVPVHNSEALPGTDVDSASEGPARSLTHILLGTPDLASRPGDGIFEDVDVDLELADRLENALRRQGHSLLAGDLASATARYLSDRNRIAEANLALVRRIAPRYAQGNVVAGDLVQEACTGLLRAIERFDASRGNRFATYAVWWIRQSCTRMVDDLERTIRLPVHFMESLRRVEVIRSRLFDQLGRPPSVADIADASGLRMDLLRRLEGLSQQVVNIENPEVWADACLVVDESDDAFDIVLAEQRRIAIAEAVARLDSRDAEVVRRRFGMDTGDDETLEEIGRDMGVTRERIRQLEARALKQLAKPGSLFGHKLRSLL, encoded by the coding sequence TTGACCGGTGAGATTGCCGCGAGGGTGACAGGGAGTATTTTTCAGGCGAGCGCTTTGAGAGAGGTGCAGCCGCTGTTTCGCATGGCGGTCCTCAAAGGTGCGACCGCCTCGGTGCTGCTCCACATCCGGCGCGGAGCTCCTGTCAACGGTCGTGACGCCCGCGGGCTGACACCACTCATGCTTGCGGCGGCCGCCGGCAGGGAAGACATCTGCACCCTGCTCATTGCAGAGGGCGCGGATGCGTCCTCGACCGCACCGGATAACAGGACCGCTTCCGATCTCGCGCACGCGGCGGGTTACACACGCATCGCACGCCTGCTCACTCTAACATCGGGCCAGCGGGCAAAAACGGAGGCGATCGCAGGAAAAAATCCCGCAGAGGCGCGTGGCTCTGACCAGGAGGCGACCGACTGGTCTCCAGACAGCTGGGAAGTTGAGGAGGTATTTCAGGAGGCGGTGCCGGACCTCATGCTTCGCCCGGCAGTACGGCACACCCAGACAGCGTTGACGGCGGCAAGAGTGCTGAATGCCGACACCGACTGGCGAGATGTTCGCGTTCGACTGCCGTTGATGGACCGATCCGTCGGTGCAACAGATCCGAGGCTGATGCGGGCCATCGAAAAGGCGGTGGCTCGTGAGCGCGTGACGGTCGGCGTACATCGCTGGCTGGCAAAAGCGAATTGCGCGATCGTGCCATTGCTGGAGGATCTCGGTGTCGGCATCGATGCATCCAGGTTCGAGGCCGACATAACATCTTGGATTGGCGATCGCCCGCCGACGCACTCGGACGACGAGAAGCTCGCCGATGCGCGGGATGCTCTGGAGGCATTGCATGCGTCGGTGTCGGCAGACGAGCTGTTTGCGGCGGAGCTTGAGCGGATACCCGTTCCCGACCGGGCAGCGGAACAGTCGATGTTCCGGGCCTTTGAGAGCAGCCGGCGCCATTTATTCAGGCAAATTTGCGACGCGGTCGTCAAAGTGCCAGCTATTCTCCTGGAGGTCGCGAACGGGGACGAGGACGGGGAAAGCGACAGCCTTGCAGACGGATCGGGTGTGCCAGTCCCGGTACACAACAGCGAGGCGCTTCCGGGCACTGATGTCGACTCCGCATCAGAGGGGCCGGCGCGCTCCCTCACGCACATCCTGCTTGGGACACCAGATCTCGCATCTCGACCCGGAGATGGGATTTTTGAGGATGTCGACGTGGACCTTGAGCTCGCTGACCGCCTGGAGAATGCGCTTCGTCGGCAGGGCCACTCCCTGCTCGCCGGGGACCTTGCTTCGGCAACCGCGCGCTACCTGAGCGACCGCAACCGGATAGCAGAAGCCAATCTCGCCCTCGTCCGCAGGATTGCTCCGCGCTACGCGCAAGGCAATGTGGTGGCAGGCGACCTTGTCCAGGAGGCATGTACTGGTCTGCTGCGCGCGATTGAACGGTTCGATGCCTCGCGAGGAAACAGGTTTGCCACCTATGCGGTCTGGTGGATCAGGCAGTCATGCACGCGAATGGTAGATGATCTCGAACGGACGATCCGGTTACCCGTCCACTTCATGGAGAGCCTGAGACGGGTCGAGGTCATCAGGAGCCGGCTTTTCGATCAGCTGGGCCGGCCGCCAAGCGTCGCGGACATCGCCGATGCCAGCGGATTGCGGATGGATCTCCTCAGGCGCCTGGAAGGGCTGTCCCAGCAGGTCGTCAACATCGAGAATCCCGAAGTCTGGGCAGATGCCTGTCTTGTTGTCGATGAATCGGACGACGCATTCGATATCGTTCTGGCCGAGCAGCGCAGGATCGCGATCGCCGAGGCGGTTGCCCGGCTCGATTCCCGCGACGCGGAGGTGGTGCGGCGGCGGTTCGGTATGGACACCGGGGACGATGAGACACTGGAAGAGATTGGTCGCGATATGGGTGTGACGCGTGAGCGAATACGGCAACTGGAAGCCCGGGCGCTGAAACAGCTTGCGAAACCTGGAAGTCTTTTCGGACATAAACTCAGATCGCTACTATGA